TAACTTATACCAACTATAATCGTATATCCAGAGGAGACATGCCCGAAGTGCCTTTCAGAATTCGTTCAGGAATTGAATTGGCCGGCTGGTTGCCACGTCTGGCGACAACTCTTGGTGCTGGTGAAAAGGACGAAGATGGTAGGGAAGCTTTTTTTAAAATTCCCTATTCGGAATATGTTAAAGGTGATTTTGATATTGCTCCCATGTACTCTTTTGATGACAGGAGAACCATTGCCGCTCATTTCTCTTTAGGAGTTGCAATACCTTATGGTAACTCTGATATTCTTCCTTTCGAAAAGCGCTATTTTGGTGGTGGTGCTAACAGTGTAAGAGGGTGGAGCACGAGAACTTTAGGCCCCGGAACGTATAGTGCTGATTCTGCTCTGCATGATTTTGGTAACAAGGTAGGGGAGGTAAAACTCGATTTCAGTGTAGAGTATCGCCGTAAGATTACCAAGCTTATTGAATTGGCCGGTTTTGTGGATGCAGGTAATATATGGACAATTAAAGATTATGTTGATCAGCCGGGTGGACTATTCAGCATTAATGATTTTTATAAGGAACTTGGTGTTGCTTATGGAGTGGGGGTAAGACTCGACCTCAACTTTCTGTTACTCAGGCTCGATTTCGGTATGAAAGCGCATAATCCGGCACTACCGAAAGGTTCAAGATGGACAGTCTTCAAACCGGATATTGGCAGAGATTTAGCATTCCATTTCGCTATTGGATATCCATTCTAAGTAATTCTTCGATTTTAAATACTATATTTTATGTTTGATAAATGTACCTCTGTCCAGTTCATCAAATGCAGTTTCAAGTTCTTCGCCACTATTCATTACAATCGGACCTCCCCACGCAACCGGCTCTCGAAGTGGTTTTGCAGCCAGGAGAACAAATCGTGCACCCTTGTTCCCGGAGCGAACAACAACACTGTCGTTTTCTGTTGCGTTTTTATCGGCAGATGTAAAAAGCACAGCGCATGATTTGTTTTCAAAATCAGATAACTTTTCATCCACAGCGAGTGTCCCATCCAGCAGATATATAAAAAGTGTTTCATCATTGGGTGTTTCAGAATAGATCCATGTGCTGTCAGGAGCCAAGTCAACATCTAAATATTGCACTTTAACATACTTCCCCTCAAAAACACCTGTTTTACCTTTGTAAGAACCTGCTATTATTCTGATTACCGCATTTTCTTCTTCAGTTATTACAACCTTATCCTGTGTGATATCACCATAAGCCGGGTGATTCATCTTGTCTTTTGCAGGCATATTTACCCATAGCTGACATCCAAGCATTCTATCTGATGTTTTTGGCATTTCCTGGTGAATAATTCCGGATCCTGCCGTCATCCATTGACACTCCAAGTCGTTGATAGTACCTTTGTTTCCCAGACTATCGCCATGTTCGATCTTTCCCTTCACAAGATAGGTGATTGTTTCAATGCCTCTGTGAGGATGCCAGGGAAAGCCTTTTATGTAATCATCCGGATCTGTTGAATCGAATCCGTCGAGCATTAAAAATGGATCGAAATCGGTAATATTATTTGTTCCCAAGACTCTTCGTAAACGTACTCCTGCGCCGTCTACTGCATGCTGTCCTCTGACAATCTGTGTTGCTTTTCTTTTATTGATCATGTTATTTTTATTTTGATTAAATTTCTTTCTCTTCAAATGTATTTAAATTAGCCTGATCCAGCAAAGAATCCTGGTTAATTGATCTAATTAGATGTCACTTAAACATCAATTTTAAATGAATTAATCTACTTTCAGTCGAACATAGTACTTACCTGAGTCTTATAAAGGTCTTACCAACTTCAGTATCTCCTCATATTCATATAAGGAATATTAGGAGTTGGTTAGTAGATTGTTAGAACTTGGTGCTGATTTTGTATGTATATTTTGTGATTCAAAATGCTTCTAAAAAGGATTTTTATATAATTAAACCCCAAGAAGATAGCATAAAAAATGTCGGACCAACTATTAGTCAGTCCGACATCCATTTGTGTTTTCTTATGTTGTTGATTATGAGGCTGTTTGTTGTCTTACTAGGATTCGAACCTAGACAAACAGGACCAGAATCTGTTGTGCTACCATTACACCATAAGACAATAAAACTGTTTGATGATGCAAAAGTACAAAAAATGTGATTATCAAAAAAAGTTTTGAGGAAAAAGATTGCTATAGTTTTTACCTTATATAAAAAATCTATGCTCAACCAGTCCCTCTTAATTTATCCTGATATGTTTTCCTGCTTTTATATTACGTATCATTTCGTAGCCCCATAATCCAAGGGCTATAAGTTCAATAAAACCTGAGACACCGATAAAACTAAAAGCTTCGGGATAAAAATCGGTTAATATCTGAGAAGTAATGCGCCAGGTATTGCCAAGGTTGAGAAGGATAAAAACAGACCAAAGTGAATTTGTTTTCCTGAAATCAACACCTGCAAACCCGGGTATAATTTTACTGGAGACACCTACAATCATCATCATGATAAAGCCGACGGTCAGTGCATGGCGATAGGCTCCAAAGTAGGCATGAGAAAATGGATTCTCTCCTCCCGTCATTGGAAGATAAATTCCAAACATGTAATAGGGACCAAATGTAAGAAGTAGCATAGCTACAATAAACCAGATGTATGCTGCTCTGATAAACTTTAAACTTCTGTCGCTAACTCCGACCGATGTTTTTTTAAATAAACCAAACTGTATTGGAGTTCCTATTGCTGCTATAAGTAGAATGATATATGTAATACCGTTTGCAGCATGCCACCAATGCACTCCCGTAGTCATTCCTGTCGTGAAAGATATTACTCCGAAAAGAATGGCTCCGTTTACACCCCACAACAAAAAGTTTCTCCATCGTTTAGTAGGCTCCCTAAACCCGTAAGCATTCGGTAAAATGTGCAGTGATACACCAAGTATCATCATAACTGCAATTCCCAGTGTCTGGATATCGCGATAGGGTATGTTGAATGAAGAAACATTAAAGAGAAACTCCTCCTGAGTTGAGGTCGACTCAAATAACCAGAATATTATCGGATTTAATATTGCAGCGATAAGAAACCAACCTAATGCAGCAATTGATAGTCCTGCACTACTACCCCTGATAGTGGCACTTTGCATAGTTCGTGCTATCACCAGAGCGAAAATTACGACAGCAATAATTTGTATTATGCCGGCTGAAATCCCAAGTAACAAGTAGGGTTGACGGGGTGCTATAACATGCGCATAAGCTTGAAGCAGTATGCCAAAGATCATTAGTGGCAAGGTTGAAATAGCCAGTTGTGGTTTCCACAAGGTGGTATTCATAAAGTGGGGCAATGCACGGTAAGAAAAGCCCATAATAAAAAGGCCTACAAAACCGAACACCATTGCATGACCGTGTGCCAGAACCCATGAATAGTCGATGCTGTGAAAATTTTCTTCAAGTCCTATCATTAGCAAATTGATTGCTCCCCACATACATCCCAGTGTAAATATGGTGACCAGTGCACTAATGAAAAAATAATGGTGAATTGTGTGATTGTTGTTCATAACGATCCCAATAGCTGTGATTTTAAACCACAAATATATGAAAAATATACAAAAACTGAAAAAAAAGACATATTTGTCGTAAATTATTTATGACTGAAATTTAGGTGCACTTTCAAAATTGTCGAGCAAGGGTAAATTATAGGAATCAGTAATTGAGTTTTAAAAATAATATGATAAATTAAATTTAATATTGGATTGAACTGAGAGATCATGGGTGTTTTTATCAGGGTAATATGCTTCCCATGTTGTCCATGATCCTAGATGCACTGTTCGAGTTTTGGCGATGGAATATGACTTTTTTCTGAAGTCAGTTATTGGCAAACTTATTTTCAACTCAGTTGTAACCTTAAGTATTGAAAATCTAATGCCTATATTGGGAGAAATTGACATTCCTTTAATTTTATCCCAATATAAATAAATGTCTTCTGTTTTATATGGTAATTCTTCATCATAAACATCATATATCCTATGAAAGTCCCATTGGTTATTATACCATCCATAATCAGCATCCAACCCTGTAAATAAATTTAGATGTGAATATGTGTAAAAAGTATAATCATAACCGACGCCTATTCCATAAAATGTTTTTTTACGTGTTTCGTTACTATTATGAATGCTTGTTTTTTTTAAAGCCAGTGGTGTGTAAATTTGAAAGGTGTGTTTGTTATTCAACCTATATCTTAACGACAGTTCAATGGGTTTTAAACTATCTGTAACAACAGAATTAAAATCATAACTGATTCCTATGCCAAATTTGTTATTGTTATCTGGCAACTGCTCAGCCTTTGCATATTCTGCAAAAACGATGAAAAGTAATAAGAAAATTGTAATCTTTTTCATGGAATTATTTTTTTACACTAAAATGTAATATAATCAAAAATATCAGGCTTGTTTAATTTATATTGAAAGTGGGCTTATTAGTCTTTTTTAAATGTGTTTGTATAAGAAGTCTTTTTATTAAAATGGAATAAGACCACTTATTTTTTGGTATTTTTATAAATATATAGAATATTTCAATATAGGAACTTAGATTACATAGAATTAACATAAAAACTTATTGAATTAACAATAATTGTATCTGCTGTACAGAACTAGAAGATAATAATAAAGTTTAAAGTAATTGTCATGAAAATAAATGAACATTATATTCATAACAATTCTACTTAAAGCACAACAGTTTTATAACTGTAAAAATTTACAAGAGATTTATATATAGGGTGCTTTAATAATAATTGAGCATTCCCTACGAGGAAAAGTTGCTGTCTTGCACGTGTTAATGCAACATTTAACTTACGGTCTACGGTTCCGTCATAATTCAGGTTACACAAATATCTGAATTGTCCCGGTTGATTTATACAGAAGGAAACAATAATAATATCGCGCTGACTCCCTTGAAAACGCTCTACTGTATCAATCATTATATTCTCATAGTCATCAATCCGAGCTTCTGAAAGCTTGTGTCTGATAAGAGCAATCTGATTCCTGTATGGGGCAATAATACCAATCTTACTGCTGTCATAAGTTATGTTGTTATCATTATAAACTCTTTGAATTGATTCAATAAGTTCTGCAATGATTTCTGCTTCACTTTGGTTAATTTTATTTGATATATTATTGATCTCTTTTCTTTCGGTTGAAAATAAAATAGTTCTCTTCGTAGCAATATACTTATCATAGAGATTGCCATTTGAATTACTCAACCTCCACTCACCTGTTTGCCAGTCAAGTGCAGGGAAAAGGTTTTCAGAATAAAAATAAGTTGACGGAAATGCGGCAATTTCATTATGCATCCTGCCTTGGTGAGTGAGCTGTGTAAATGAGTGAGTCCAGCCTTGAGACTTACATCGGCGCAAGAGTCTTTCGAAAAAAGACTCACGACAATCAGTGATACCGATTTCCTGTAACTGCGTTTCATTTATTCTTGACTTTTCCTCTTCCTGAAGTACGATTGTCGCAAGTTGATTATGATCACCAATCATTATAAACTTATCAAACAGTGGAAGTAGTCCGATTATCTGAGGTTCCAGTATCTGTGATGCCTCATCAATAATTGCAATCTGAAACTGTTTGAGTGAAAACAGTTCCATCTTGCCTGTGATAGAGGCAAGTGTCGAAATAAATATACGTGTGTCATTTATTTCCTTTCGAAGTGAATCTCTGTCCGCAGCTTTTTCTGATACTCTCTGTAATAGTCTGTGCTGATAAGCACTGTCACACGACAGTTCGCTACCCACACGAATATATTTATCGCAATCGCCATCGCTGTATCCAAATGCAGCATTAATCGCGCCGCAGAGTTCATCCACAGCGCGGTTAGTATATGCAATGACCATGATATTTACATCAGGCTTTTTGTAATATTCCTCAATAAGACGCCTTGCAAAAATTGAAGTCTTGCCTGTACCCGGAGGTCCCACAATCAGGAAATAATCTTCAGCATTTAGAGCTTGATTGATGATGTTTTCCGGGTAAGAGATATCATTAATATCGGAGTTTTCCTGTTTGATAGCCGAACATTTAGGTTGTTTTATGCCCAACAGTAGCTCTCTTTTCTGTTTAGACGAAGAGATAAATTCAAAAAGACTCTTATACATGCTGTTAAGTGATGAGTCGAGTGAATCATGTTCTATTGCCCAAAACTGGTTATCTTCAAAATAATGCCGATTTTTCTGTTTATATCTAAACCTTACTTCTACTTTTTCAGGTGTTATCTTTACAATTGTGCCTTTCAAGATCTGTTTATTCAGAACAGTGTCATTTACATCTTCCCTGGGGTATACAATACAGATATCACCTTCACGGAAATTTACAATATTATTGCCACTCAGATTTTCATCTTCACGGGTGGGTTGAGGTCTGCTGAAGATAATTGTCATATCATTTGCAGAATCATCAATATTTAGAATTGATAAATCGTAAAGTACATTAAGTGCTTCGGCACGTTCATCAAAGCTACTGTTCCACAAAGAAGCCATCCCGGTTGGTGTTTCATAATCCATATCTCCTGTTTTTTGATGATATAGCTCGCGGGATACAAATTGTATAAACCTGTAGAAGTATATCCGTTCAATATCACTGCTTTGAGTGAGTACATTCTGAAACCTATTTATTTTATGCTGATAAAAAACAGGAACAGGGTTTTCAGTTTCTATTTCCCGGAGCATCGATTTGAACATAGATTCAACAGACTCCAACTCACCTGTAATTATTTTATGCTCATTAATAATTATAAGATTACGAAGATTTAGTATGGATTTTTCAAGATCTCCATCAATATTTGCCTTCCTGATATTTTCTCCTGGATTGTTTCCGGATGCATACAATATAGATGCTTCAACTTTGGCTCTTTTATCATAAAAGACACTATCAATCATAAGACGATAAACATAGGTCTGTACTTTATGATTAAGTGTTATTTTGGAGATGTTAAAAGCGGGATAGGGCAAACGGCCCGACTTTAACTCAATGATCCTGGTATCATTTGTGATAGGGTTAGTGTAAAGAAGGTCGAGTCTTCCCTGAAATCCATACTTAACACTGAAGAATGATGGTTCAAGGGTGCAGAAATTTATATTTATCCCCATTTTGGGGAAATCATATCGTACAACACGTTTGATATTATTGAAGAGTTGCTGTGCTCTATTCATGAAACTACGGAAATCACTCTCTGAACGGATATCCTCACAACTTGTGTATTCGAATGGTGATTGTTTGAAAGATTTCAGGAATATATTCTCAAAAGATACATTGTCTACCTCCTCGGCAAACACCAATTCATCAAGGAAGAAGTTGGCAAGATTTCCAAGTAGCAGGTAAGAACGATTTTCCATCTTCTCAAACCTGTTGCGAAAATAGTGTATTGGAGAGATAAGATAATCCTGAAAACACTCCGCAATAGCGGAAGCATCAATAAGATAATCTGGTTCAAGAATTATATAGGTTGGTATCAGGAATCCATTTTGATCTTTATATGAATTTACCAGGTTAAGTTTTGCCCCTTCCCAAAACTGTTCAACTGATGGGGTGAATATATTGTTATCTGGACTGATATCATATCTTACAATACAGTTTTTATCATCTTCATTATTAACAAAGCAAATTAAAAGCTTTTTGTCATGATCGATTTTCAATAACTGCACCTGAATGATCTCAGGATCAC
This window of the Lascolabacillus massiliensis genome carries:
- a CDS encoding DEAD/DEAH box helicase — translated: MSIKLSLGDPEIIQVQLLKIDHDKKLLICFVNNEDDKNCIVRYDISPDNNIFTPSVEQFWEGAKLNLVNSYKDQNGFLIPTYIILEPDYLIDASAIAECFQDYLISPIHYFRNRFEKMENRSYLLLGNLANFFLDELVFAEEVDNVSFENIFLKSFKQSPFEYTSCEDIRSESDFRSFMNRAQQLFNNIKRVVRYDFPKMGININFCTLEPSFFSVKYGFQGRLDLLYTNPITNDTRIIELKSGRLPYPAFNISKITLNHKVQTYVYRLMIDSVFYDKRAKVEASILYASGNNPGENIRKANIDGDLEKSILNLRNLIIINEHKIITGELESVESMFKSMLREIETENPVPVFYQHKINRFQNVLTQSSDIERIYFYRFIQFVSRELYHQKTGDMDYETPTGMASLWNSSFDERAEALNVLYDLSILNIDDSANDMTIIFSRPQPTREDENLSGNNIVNFREGDICIVYPREDVNDTVLNKQILKGTIVKITPEKVEVRFRYKQKNRHYFEDNQFWAIEHDSLDSSLNSMYKSLFEFISSSKQKRELLLGIKQPKCSAIKQENSDINDISYPENIINQALNAEDYFLIVGPPGTGKTSIFARRLIEEYYKKPDVNIMVIAYTNRAVDELCGAINAAFGYSDGDCDKYIRVGSELSCDSAYQHRLLQRVSEKAADRDSLRKEINDTRIFISTLASITGKMELFSLKQFQIAIIDEASQILEPQIIGLLPLFDKFIMIGDHNQLATIVLQEEEKSRINETQLQEIGITDCRESFFERLLRRCKSQGWTHSFTQLTHQGRMHNEIAAFPSTYFYSENLFPALDWQTGEWRLSNSNGNLYDKYIATKRTILFSTERKEINNISNKINQSEAEIIAELIESIQRVYNDNNITYDSSKIGIIAPYRNQIALIRHKLSEARIDDYENIMIDTVERFQGSQRDIIIVSFCINQPGQFRYLCNLNYDGTVDRKLNVALTRARQQLFLVGNAQLLLKHPIYKSLVNFYSYKTVVL
- a CDS encoding NnrS family protein; its protein translation is MNNNHTIHHYFFISALVTIFTLGCMWGAINLLMIGLEENFHSIDYSWVLAHGHAMVFGFVGLFIMGFSYRALPHFMNTTLWKPQLAISTLPLMIFGILLQAYAHVIAPRQPYLLLGISAGIIQIIAVVIFALVIARTMQSATIRGSSAGLSIAALGWFLIAAILNPIIFWLFESTSTQEEFLFNVSSFNIPYRDIQTLGIAVMMILGVSLHILPNAYGFREPTKRWRNFLLWGVNGAILFGVISFTTGMTTGVHWWHAANGITYIILLIAAIGTPIQFGLFKKTSVGVSDRSLKFIRAAYIWFIVAMLLLTFGPYYMFGIYLPMTGGENPFSHAYFGAYRHALTVGFIMMMIVGVSSKIIPGFAGVDFRKTNSLWSVFILLNLGNTWRITSQILTDFYPEAFSFIGVSGFIELIALGLWGYEMIRNIKAGKHIRIN
- a CDS encoding pirin family protein is translated as MINKRKATQIVRGQHAVDGAGVRLRRVLGTNNITDFDPFLMLDGFDSTDPDDYIKGFPWHPHRGIETITYLVKGKIEHGDSLGNKGTINDLECQWMTAGSGIIHQEMPKTSDRMLGCQLWVNMPAKDKMNHPAYGDITQDKVVITEEENAVIRIIAGSYKGKTGVFEGKYVKVQYLDVDLAPDSTWIYSETPNDETLFIYLLDGTLAVDEKLSDFENKSCAVLFTSADKNATENDSVVVRSGNKGARFVLLAAKPLREPVAWGGPIVMNSGEELETAFDELDRGTFIKHKI